Proteins encoded together in one Mycobacterium sp. MS1601 window:
- a CDS encoding TetR/AcrR family transcriptional regulator, whose protein sequence is MKADPYPEDKPPGAGRPRDPRIDAAILAATADLLVEIGYSNITMAAIADRAGTTKTALYRRWSSKAEIVHEAAFPAAPTALQMPAGDIAADIHAMIAAARDVFTSPVVRAALPGLIADMATDADLSARVMARFGDVFGVIRQRLADAVERGEVHADIDPDRLVEVIGGTTLIRLILDPGGDLDDTWVAQTAALVVHGVKKER, encoded by the coding sequence ATGAAAGCAGACCCGTACCCCGAAGACAAGCCTCCGGGTGCCGGACGTCCCCGCGACCCGCGCATTGACGCTGCCATACTCGCGGCGACGGCGGACCTGCTTGTCGAAATCGGTTACTCGAACATCACAATGGCCGCCATCGCCGACCGCGCGGGTACCACCAAAACCGCGCTCTACCGGCGGTGGTCGAGCAAAGCCGAGATCGTGCACGAGGCGGCGTTTCCCGCAGCACCCACCGCGCTGCAGATGCCTGCCGGCGACATCGCCGCCGATATCCACGCGATGATTGCCGCGGCCCGCGACGTCTTCACCTCCCCGGTGGTGCGGGCCGCGTTGCCCGGGTTGATCGCCGACATGGCCACCGACGCCGACCTCAGTGCCAGGGTGATGGCCCGGTTCGGTGATGTCTTCGGTGTGATCCGCCAACGCCTGGCCGACGCCGTCGAACGCGGTGAGGTGCACGCCGACATCGACCCCGACCGCCTAGTCGAGGTGATCGGCGGCACCACGTTGATCCGCCTGATACTCGACCCCGGCGGGGACCTCGATGACACCTGGGTGGCACAGACCGCGGCCTTGGTGGTGCACGGTGTGAAGAAGGAGCGTTGA
- a CDS encoding SDR family NAD(P)-dependent oxidoreductase, with amino-acid sequence MSSHNQHPLGSRFTAASTATDILAGVDLTGIRVVVTGGHAGLGRETTRALATAGATVTAAARNPERAAEALSDDTIEVSRLDLMDPASIDDFAARWLKSDRPLHILINNAGLPAPAEVIRDARGYEAQFATNHLGHFQLTLRLLPALRAARGARVVTVSSGAQRFGQIHWDDPHFNTGYDPNVAYAQSKVANVLFTVELDRRYRADGIRGYAVHPGVVVGTALNSSGGSEQLRAMGLIDEAGNAIIRPETGRKTAAQGASTIVFAAASPLLAGTGGVYLMDNDISPLVDEDVPMTFSPDQPIPAQVAPHAIDPESARRLWQLSEELLKTIQ; translated from the coding sequence ATGAGTTCTCACAACCAACATCCCCTGGGCTCCCGCTTCACGGCCGCTTCCACCGCCACCGACATCCTCGCCGGCGTCGACCTCACCGGCATCCGAGTGGTCGTCACCGGCGGCCACGCGGGGCTCGGTCGCGAGACCACCCGCGCCCTGGCAACCGCCGGCGCGACCGTCACCGCCGCGGCACGCAACCCCGAACGAGCAGCTGAAGCACTGTCCGACGACACCATCGAGGTCAGCAGACTGGACCTGATGGATCCGGCGTCCATCGACGACTTTGCCGCCCGCTGGTTGAAATCGGACCGGCCGCTGCACATCCTGATCAACAATGCCGGACTACCCGCACCCGCGGAGGTGATCCGGGATGCCCGTGGCTACGAGGCGCAGTTCGCCACCAACCACCTGGGCCACTTCCAGTTGACACTCCGTTTGTTGCCCGCACTGCGTGCCGCCCGGGGCGCGCGGGTGGTCACCGTCTCGTCCGGCGCACAACGCTTCGGCCAAATTCATTGGGATGATCCACATTTCAACACCGGTTACGACCCCAACGTCGCCTACGCACAGTCCAAGGTCGCCAACGTACTGTTCACGGTCGAACTGGACCGCCGATACCGCGCCGACGGCATCCGCGGCTACGCCGTGCATCCGGGTGTGGTGGTGGGCACCGCGTTGAACTCATCCGGCGGATCGGAGCAGCTGCGGGCGATGGGCCTCATCGACGAGGCGGGGAACGCCATCATCCGGCCCGAGACCGGACGCAAGACCGCGGCGCAGGGTGCTTCCACCATCGTCTTTGCCGCCGCCAGTCCCCTGCTCGCCGGAACTGGTGGTGTCTACCTGATGGACAACGACATCTCGCCCCTGGTGGACGAAGACGTGCCCATGACGTTCAGTCCGGATCAGCCCATTCCCGCTCAGGTCGCTCCGCATGCCATCGACCCGGAGTCCGCCCGTCGCCTGTGGCAGCTCAGCGAGGAGTTACTGAAAACCATTCAGTGA
- a CDS encoding SDR family NAD(P)-dependent oxidoreductase → MGARLDGGVAIVTGASRGLGRATALALAAEGAAVAVVARTEQVWDERLPGTICDTVAQIEAAGGRAVAIRADLLDGDDIPRLVHQARSAFGPITLLVNNAAFTAPGRPGAVTSPKPKTAAAQSDWPPFVGTPLPAFRRHFEIAVFASYQLMQLVVPDMITAGGGAIVNISSVASRIPGSGPFSDFSGGVLPGYGASKAALEHLTSSAAYELQRSNISVNALSPSLPMMTPGLSYYRTDFDETGSEAEFAEAVVRLALVDPAQVTGRTVGHREVLDGSFRAFRG, encoded by the coding sequence ATGGGGGCGCGCCTCGACGGCGGCGTGGCCATCGTGACCGGGGCCAGCCGCGGTCTGGGTCGTGCGACGGCCTTGGCATTGGCCGCAGAGGGCGCTGCGGTAGCTGTGGTGGCGCGCACCGAACAGGTCTGGGATGAACGGCTTCCCGGCACCATCTGCGATACCGTTGCCCAGATCGAAGCGGCGGGCGGTCGTGCGGTCGCCATCCGTGCCGACCTGCTGGACGGCGACGACATCCCAAGGTTGGTGCACCAGGCCCGCTCGGCGTTCGGGCCGATCACCCTGCTGGTGAACAACGCCGCGTTCACCGCGCCGGGGCGCCCCGGCGCGGTGACGTCGCCGAAGCCCAAGACCGCAGCGGCTCAGTCGGACTGGCCACCGTTTGTCGGGACGCCGCTGCCGGCGTTTCGCAGGCACTTCGAGATCGCGGTGTTTGCCTCTTACCAGCTGATGCAGTTGGTGGTGCCGGACATGATCACCGCGGGCGGTGGCGCGATCGTCAACATCAGCTCGGTGGCCTCCCGGATCCCGGGTTCCGGGCCGTTCAGTGACTTCTCCGGTGGCGTCCTGCCCGGGTACGGCGCCTCGAAAGCGGCACTGGAACACCTCACCTCGTCGGCGGCCTATGAGCTGCAGCGCAGCAACATCTCGGTCAATGCGCTGTCACCGTCGCTACCGATGATGACGCCCGGATTATCCTACTACCGAACTGATTTCGACGAGACCGGCTCCGAGGCGGAGTTCGCTGAGGCTGTCGTCCGGCTGGCGCTGGTGGACCCGGCGCAGGTGACCGGGCGGACCGTCGGCCACCGCGAGGTGCTCGACGGGAGCTTCCGCGCTTTCAGGGGGTGA
- a CDS encoding TetR/AcrR family transcriptional regulator, whose product MEQRRRADAQRNIGAVLDAAKAVFAESGVDAPVREIAVRAGVGVGTLYRHFPQRSDLIVAVFKHEIDACAAAADDLAQDVAPDEALVRWLYRYAELLGTKRGLAAVLHSGDAAYDALPTYFETQMLPRVRTLLDAASNAGGLRADVEPNDLLHAVACLCMSSDAEQSARMLGLLIDGLRYQAPER is encoded by the coding sequence GTGGAGCAGCGCCGTCGCGCGGACGCGCAACGCAACATCGGTGCCGTGTTGGACGCCGCGAAAGCCGTGTTCGCCGAATCGGGGGTCGATGCCCCGGTGCGGGAGATCGCTGTCCGGGCCGGCGTCGGGGTGGGCACGCTGTACCGCCATTTCCCGCAGCGCTCGGATCTGATCGTGGCAGTGTTCAAGCACGAGATCGACGCCTGCGCGGCTGCCGCCGATGACCTCGCCCAGGACGTGGCGCCAGACGAAGCGTTGGTGCGGTGGCTCTATCGGTACGCCGAACTGCTCGGCACCAAACGGGGATTGGCGGCGGTGTTGCACTCGGGCGACGCCGCTTACGACGCCTTGCCCACGTACTTCGAGACACAGATGCTGCCACGAGTGCGGACACTCCTGGATGCGGCATCGAACGCTGGCGGCCTCCGGGCTGACGTGGAACCCAATGACCTCCTGCACGCGGTCGCGTGCCTGTGCATGTCCTCCGATGCGGAGCAATCAGCACGCATGCTCGGATTGCTGATCGACGGCCTGCGGTACCAGGCTCCCGAACGGTGA
- the nuoN gene encoding NADH-quinone oxidoreductase subunit NuoN produces MLIVFGAAVAGVLVEAFLPRAARYRTQVVLALGALAAAFVAVVFLARNVYGTVGQLAVMGAVAVDPVTLFLQGTILLIAVLGVLLISEQRIPHTNDAQATGLDGFTPQASAIAGSVAEKVAVKAGVMQTEVFPLTMFAVGGMLLFPAAEDLLTMFIALEVLSLPLYLMCGLARRQRLLSQEAALKYFLLGAFSSAFFLYGVALMYGYSGTFSLSGIAEAIATSDSQGSAIVLIGIGLLAVGVLFKVGAVPFHSWIPDVYQGAPTSVTAFMAAATKVAAFGAMLRIFYVALPELRDDWRPMMWAIAILTMVVGTVTAVTQTDVKRILAYSAVAHAGFILTGVIALNDNGLSGTLFYLFAYGFSTLGAFAVVSLVRTSAGEEATALQQWAGLGRRYPVVGVVFSLFLLAFAGIPLTSGFVSKFAVFKAAGEGGAIPLVIVGVIASAIAAYFYVRVIVLMFFTEPPADAPEVVNPSSLTIATVTVTAAVTFALGALPQPLLDFADNSALFL; encoded by the coding sequence CGTCTTCGGCGCCGCGGTGGCCGGTGTCCTGGTGGAGGCATTCCTGCCCCGGGCGGCGCGTTACCGCACACAGGTTGTGCTGGCATTGGGAGCGTTGGCCGCCGCATTTGTGGCCGTGGTGTTCTTGGCACGCAATGTGTATGGCACGGTGGGCCAACTGGCGGTGATGGGCGCGGTGGCCGTCGATCCGGTCACCCTTTTTCTGCAGGGCACGATCCTGTTGATCGCGGTTCTCGGTGTCCTACTGATCTCCGAACAGCGCATCCCGCACACAAATGACGCCCAGGCAACAGGTTTGGATGGCTTCACCCCACAGGCGTCGGCCATCGCGGGCAGTGTGGCGGAGAAGGTGGCCGTCAAAGCAGGGGTGATGCAGACCGAGGTGTTTCCCCTCACCATGTTCGCCGTGGGCGGCATGCTGTTGTTCCCGGCGGCCGAAGACCTTTTGACCATGTTCATCGCGTTGGAGGTGCTCTCCCTGCCGCTGTACCTGATGTGTGGGCTGGCGCGGCGGCAGCGGCTGCTCTCCCAGGAAGCAGCGCTGAAGTACTTCCTGCTGGGCGCGTTCTCGTCGGCGTTCTTCCTGTACGGCGTCGCGCTAATGTACGGCTACAGCGGTACCTTCTCTCTCTCCGGCATCGCTGAGGCCATCGCCACGTCGGATTCGCAAGGCTCGGCGATCGTGTTGATCGGCATCGGCTTGTTGGCCGTCGGAGTGTTGTTCAAAGTTGGTGCGGTGCCGTTCCATTCGTGGATTCCAGACGTCTACCAGGGTGCCCCCACGTCCGTCACCGCGTTCATGGCCGCCGCCACCAAAGTCGCCGCCTTCGGCGCGATGCTGCGCATCTTCTACGTGGCGTTGCCGGAGTTGCGCGACGACTGGCGGCCGATGATGTGGGCGATCGCGATCCTGACCATGGTGGTGGGCACCGTCACCGCCGTCACCCAAACCGATGTCAAGCGCATCTTGGCGTATTCGGCTGTGGCACATGCCGGTTTCATTCTGACCGGTGTCATCGCACTCAACGACAACGGCTTGTCCGGCACGCTGTTCTACCTGTTCGCCTACGGCTTCTCGACGCTGGGCGCCTTCGCGGTCGTGAGTCTGGTACGCACTTCGGCCGGCGAGGAGGCAACTGCTCTGCAGCAGTGGGCCGGTCTGGGTCGGCGGTACCCAGTTGTCGGCGTGGTGTTTTCCTTGTTCCTTCTTGCCTTCGCAGGTATTCCGTTGACCAGTGGCTTCGTCAGCAAGTTCGCGGTGTTCAAGGCCGCGGGCGAAGGTGGCGCGATTCCGCTGGTGATCGTCGGCGTGATCGCCAGCGCCATCGCGGCGTACTTCTATGTGCGGGTGATCGTGCTGATGTTCTTCACCGAGCCGCCGGCTGACGCCCCGGAGGTGGTGAACCCCAGCTCACTGACCATCGCGACCGTGACCGTCACTGCCGCCGTCACCTTCGCCCTCGGCGCACTCCCCCAGCCGCTGCTCGACTTCGCCGACAACTCGGCTCTTTTCTTGTGA